The genomic stretch AGGTTCGCCCAAAAGACGGCTTTGCAATTAAATCCGCTGCTGCCCCAGTTACGAATCGCATAAAACGTCACTGACTCTGCCGTAAACATCGCAACACCAGGAACTTTTACAAACACTCCAGCTACAGCAAAGCAGCAAACGCAACAATGGCTGAGAAGAAGATGGAATACGTCAAGTAATTCAGAATCCGCACAACCATCCCACACAAGTGCTAACGCGACGCAGCTTGGGCAGGTCTGGCCTCAAAGTCTCAAAGGTCATCTTGGGCGCCATGAGCTATGGCAGCTCCAAATGGCAACCATGGGTCTTGGAAGAAGCTGAAAGCTTGCCTCTTCTCGAGCATGCCTACAAGTGCGGTATTAACACGTGGGATACTGTACGTACCGCAGCACAACATCATAGACTACAACGCTGACCTAGCCTAGGCCGACATCTACTCCCACGGCCTATCCGAGAAGATTGTGGGAAAGGCATTGAAGCAGTACAACATCCCGCGAAACAAGGTCGTCATTCTTTCGAAATGCTACTTCGGCGTTGTCGAAGACGATGTCAGCGTCCAAATCGCAGGCGTATCCGTCAACGACGGCGACATGGTCAACAGTGTTGGTCTAAGCCGCAAGCACATTTTTGACGCAGTAGAGAAGAGCGTGGAGAGACTGGGCACATACATTGACGTTCTACAAATCCACCGTCTGGATCGCGGCACACCGAGAGAGGAGATCATGAAGGCATTGAACGATGTCATCGAAAAGGGCTGGGTGCGATACATTGGAGCCAGTTCTATGGCGGCATGGGAGTTCCAAACGCTGCAGAACATTGCCGAGAAGAACGGCTGGCACAAGTTCATCTCCATGCAAAACTACTACAACCTCATCTACCGCGAAGAAGAGCGAGAAATGGTAGGCTTCTAACAAGCTGGTCATTCATGATATGCTGACCATCCCCAGATCCATACTGTCAAGACACAGGCGTCGGCTTGATCCCATGGTCGCCCATCGCCCGCGGTGCCCTAACACGCCCATGGAATGACCGATCATCGAAGCGCGCTGAGACGGACAAGTTCCTGGACGCATTGGCCTACCAGCGCGAGGACGCTATTGATAAGAAGATCATCGAGCGTGTAGAAGAGGTTGCGAAGAAGAACAACGTCAGCATGGCATGTATTGCAACGGCTTGGACCATCAAGAAGGGAGTCTGCCCGATCATTGGATTGAGCAGCAAGGAAAGGATTGAAGAGGCTGTGCAGAACAGCAAGTTCAACCTTAGTGATGAGGACGCAAAGTATCTTGAGGAGATATATGCACCAAAGTTTAGGCAGGGCTTTTAGGTGGTTGTGTCCGGTTGATATCATAATCACAATAGCAATTCAACCCTCATGCCACTCACGCGCGATACTTTCCCATATCGTGACTATCCTCAGCAAAATACATGAGTCCAGTTGTCCAATGAGTGGCGAATCCATACCGGTAATAGGCGACTTCAACGAGCTGAGGAGGCAGCTATACCCGGGTAGCGATCGCCTGACCATCATTACACAGCCTGGTAAGGGTATGCATCTTCAACGTCTACTAACAAATCTCGGCATTGTCACCCAGACTCCCCACCACACTGCATCTTCTCGCAGTAACAATAGCAACACATCTCCATCCACACCCCATACCTCGGCAGCAGCAGAACCCCAGCCATCTCGCCACCTTTGGCCCCCACCACCAAGCTCGTTCCCAACGCCACTAGTTCACCGGACCACGTCGTACATCAACACCGCAACATGATCGTGATCGCAACGCTCAAAACACATTGAACTAAACAGAACGCAAAGACATATCAGTCACCGCTCTAGCCTACCCTAAAAAACATATTCCACCACCACAAACGTCTACGATTGTAAAACAAAACCCGTTGAGAACAAGCCCTCCCCCCAGCCCCAACCTGCATTTTAGCCACTATGGCATGCAGCATACGCATTGCATAAAACACACCTGCTTTGGCTAGTGACGCAAAGACGTAAAATGCTGTATGTACAACGCACCGTTTTCGCCGCGTCTGCGTCCGCCGCCCGCGCCCCGTCCGTCCGTCCGTTCGCGCTGCCAGGGTAATAATGTGCATTTTACTGCATTGAGCGCGTGTGCAGTTTGATGCAACCCAACCCAACGCAGGTCAAGCGGACTCCCCGGGCAGCAGCGCAGCTGACGAAAATAAAAGCAAAAGAGAAACTACGGTAGGGCAGAAAACGCCGAAGAAGACTATAGTATAGCATGGAAGGCGGGTGTGTCTAGGGATGGCCAGGATGGCTTGGATAGGAATAAAGCAGGTACAAAACATAGTGTACCAAAAAAAATCTATGCCGAAGAGCTTTGCTGAGATACAGTAGTACCGGTACGGGCGCTGGCATGAATAACCGAGGGGTTAGTCTGGTAGCGGATTGTAGGTTGTAGATTGTAGattttgttttgtttgttcGTTTGTATGACTGAGCACGCGCTGAGGGACAGAGTATGTGTATCCGGTGAGTGGATGTGGTAGCGTTAGTCGGGTACTCACTCATACGAGACGAAGCCGAGTCGTCCGCTCTATCTGACCGTACCGTATCGTACCGTATAGCACTGTAAGACTACTCCTAACTACCATCTACACCGGATGCAATACACTCTCAACATGCGTATACGAGATGAGCGGTAAACATCCGTCTGTAGTCATCCCACCATCCCACCATCCCATCCAGCCCAGCCATTCATCGGGAAAAGCTCGGCTCGGGTACCGTTGATGATCGTCCAACCGATACGTAGATCATGCACTCGCACTCGTCAACCCCTTCAACTCCTATGTAATGCAGCAACAACCAGCCGCTATCCCAATCCAGTACCCCGTGAGAAAGAAAGGGTGGGCACAGCGGGGCGGGCTTTGTCGGGAAGAGGTCAGGGAAAAGAGGCGGTGAATAGGGCCAATAGATGGAGTTTTCAACGGCCTTTTTTTGGTGTCGCCGTTCGCcgtcgccgccgccgccgtcGTCAGCCATCGCCCCTCCCCGCCCCCGATTTTACGATACGACGGAGAAACTCCGTCATGTGTCTTACTTGCTGTGGACTGGGCATGGAGTGTCGAAACTTGAAACGCACTTTTTTCTTACGGGCATTGGCAGACGCTGGGCTAAATAGGGAAAGTGGGGTGGGGGTACGTCGTCGATGGGGGTGCTGGGCGGTTGGCTGAGACGGGTCATGTGTTGTTTCTGCATGCGCGG from Pyrenophora tritici-repentis strain M4 chromosome 1, whole genome shotgun sequence encodes the following:
- a CDS encoding Tas, oxidoreductase (related to aryl-alcohol dehydrogenase) produces the protein MAEKKMEYVNLGRSGLKVSKVILGAMSYGSSKWQPWVLEEAESLPLLEHAYKCGINTWDTADIYSHGLSEKIVGKALKQYNIPRNKVVILSKCYFGVVEDDVSVQIAGVSVNDGDMVNSVGLSRKHIFDAVEKSVERLGTYIDVLQIHRLDRGTPREEIMKALNDVIEKGWVRYIGASSMAAWEFQTLQNIAEKNGWHKFISMQNYYNLIYREEEREMIHTVKTQASA
- a CDS encoding ARA1, Aldo-keto reductase, related to diketogulonate reductase, with amino-acid sequence MACIATAWTIKKGVCPIIGLSSKERIEEAVQNSKFNLSDEDAKYLEEIYAPKFRQGF